The Falco peregrinus isolate bFalPer1 chromosome 12, bFalPer1.pri, whole genome shotgun sequence genome has a segment encoding these proteins:
- the KLHL24 gene encoding kelch-like protein 24, giving the protein MVLILGRRLNREDSGIRDSPATKRKVFEMDPKSLSGPEFFDFSSGSSHAESILQIFNEFRDSRLFTDVIICVEGREFPCHRAVLSACSSYFRAMFCNDHRESREMLVEINGILAEAMDCFLQYVYTGKVKITTENVQYLFETSSLFQISVLRDACAKFLEEQLDPCNCLGIQRFADTHSLKTLFTKCRNFALQTFEDVSQHEEFLELGKDELIDYICSDELVISKEEMVFEAVMRWVYRAVELRRPVLHELLTHVRLPLLHPNYFVQTVEVDQLIQNSPECYQLLHEARRYHILGNEMMSPRTRPRRSTGYSEVIVVVGGCERVGGFNLPYTECYDPVTGEWKSLAKLPEFTKSEYAVCALRNDILVSGGRINSRDVWIYNSQLNIWIRVASLNKGRWRHKMAVLLGKVYVVGGYDGQNRLSSVECYDSFSNRWTEVAPLKEAVSSPAVTSCVGKLFVIGGGPDDNTCSDKVQSYDPDTNSWLLRATIPIAKRCITAVSLNNLIYVAGGLTKAIYCYDPVEDYWMHVQNTFSRQENCGMSVCNGKIYILGGRRENGEATDTILCYDPATGIITGVAAMPRPVSYHGCVTIHRFNEKGFKL; this is encoded by the exons ATGGTACTAATATTGGGACGCAGACTGAATAGAGAGGATAGTGGGATACGAGATTCCCCTGCAACCAAGCGGAAAGTTTTTGAAATGGACCCAAAATCGTTGTCAGGCCCCGAGTTTTTCGACTTCTCCTCGGGATCATCCCATGCTGAAAGCATTCTCCAGATCTTCAATGAATTCCGAGACAGCCGGTTGTTCACAGATGTCATTATCTGTGTGGAAGGAAGGGAGTTCCCCTGCCACCGGGCGGTCCTCTCGGCCTGCAGCAGCTACTTCAGAGCCATGTTTTGCAACGATCAtagagaaagcagagagatgTTGGTGGAGATCAATGGCATTCTGGCTGAAGCAATGGATTGCTTTTTACAGTATGTATACACGGGCAAAGTAAAGATCACAACAGAGAATGTGCAGTATCTCTTCGAAACATCAAGTCTCTTTCAGATCAGTGTTTTACGTGACGCCTGCGCCAAGTtcctggaagagcagctggatCCTTGCAACTGCCTGGGAATCCAGCGCTTTGCAGATACGCATTCACTCAAGACGCTGTTCACCAAGTGCAGGAATTTTGCGCTGCAGACGTTTGAGGATGTGTCCCAGCACGAAGAATTCCTTGAACTGGGAAAGGATGAGCTTATTGATTACATTTGCAGCGATGAACTGGTGATCAGTAAGGAAGAGATGGTGTTTGAAGCTGTCATGCGCTGGGTGTACCGAGCAGTCGAGTTGCGCAGACCAGTGTTACATGAACTGCTGACACATGTCAGGCTCCCGTTGTTACACCCAAACTACTTTGTTCAGACTGTGGAAGTGGACCAGCTGATCCAGAATTCCCCAGAGTGCTATCAGCTGCTGCATGAAGCCAGGCGATACCATATCCTTGGAAACGAGATGATGTCTCCCAGAACTAGGCCACGCAG ATCAACTGGTTATTCTGAGGTGATAGTTGTTGTTGGAGGCTGTGAACGAGTTGGAGGGTTTAATTTGCCATACACTGAGTGCTATGATCCTGTAACAGGAGAGTGGAAGTCACTGGCCAAACTTCCGGAGTTTACCAAGTCTGAGTATGCAGTGTGTGCTCTACGGAATGATATTCTTGTTTCAG gtggAAGAATCAATAGTCGGGATGTTTGGATTTACAACTCGCAACTTAACATTTGGATCAGAGTTGCCTCCTTAAATAAAGGCAGATGGCGTCATAAAATGGCTGTTCTTCTTGGTAAA GTATATGTTGTTGGAGGATATGATGGGCAAAACCGCCTCAGCAGCGTAGAGTGTTATGATTCGTTTTCTAATCGATGGACAGAGGTGGCTCCCCTTAAAGAAGCTGTGAGTTCTCCTGCAGTCACCAGCTGTGTTGGCAAACTGTTTGTGATTGGGGGTGGTCCTGATGACAACACATGTTCTGACAAG GTTCAGTCTTACGATCCTGATACTAATTCTTGGTTGCTCCGTGCAACTATCCCTATCGCAAAAAGATGTATTACAGCAGTGTCTTTAAACAACCTGATCTACGTTGCTGGTGGGCTTACCAAAGCAATATACTGCTATGATCCAGTTGAGGACTACTGGATGCATGTACAGAATACATTCAGCAGACAG GAGAATTGTGGCATGTCTGTGTGTAACGGAAAAATCTATATCCTTGGTGGAAGACGAGAAAATGGTGAAGCCACAGACACTATTCTTTGTTATGACCCTGCAACGGGCATTATCACAGGAGTAGCAGCCATGCCCAGGCCAGTATCATATCATGGCTGTGTGACGATTCATAGATTTAATGAAAAAGGCtttaaactgtaa